The sequence below is a genomic window from Miscanthus floridulus cultivar M001 unplaced genomic scaffold, ASM1932011v1 fs_708_1_2, whole genome shotgun sequence.
gggctcaaaagacccggccaaCCACttagggtcgggtgcttctttgaCGATCTCCTCCCTGCTGGTtgcgagctctttggaggcgataaTCGCCGTggcgtgttcgcagcactcgacctcacactcgtaggcacgctggaaggaggtgtcgatggtgatgaccccacatggacccagcatcttcaacttcaaaTAGGTGTGgttggggacaaccatgaactt
It includes:
- the LOC136532776 gene encoding uncharacterized protein, which encodes MPLEQIDLPVTFGNPTNYRTDTLSFKVVGFHKTYHAILGRPYYVKFMVVPNHTYLKLKMLGPCGVITIDTSFQRAYECEVECCEHATAIIASKELATSREEIVKEAPDPKWLAGSFEPLEGAKEVLINTSGFGGKVVHIGFTLSSK